DNA sequence from the Prinia subflava isolate CZ2003 ecotype Zambia chromosome 20, Cam_Psub_1.2, whole genome shotgun sequence genome:
GCCCTGCCTCGACTTGCCAGGGCTTGTGGCCCTCTGGCACCTCTGAGTCCTGCTTCTTGGCTGTTTTCCCACAAGGGATGGAAGCAGGCCTGGCCCCACGAGGAACAGCTGCCGCTCCAAGTTaccccagcaggagctggagatgtatccagggatggagccctagctgtgccagcctgtgagcccagctccagcccatggcttgcagagggaggagaggggtcTGTGCCAGAGTGAGATGCCCAGAAAGGGATGCTCCACTGCAGGAGGAGTTCTACCTCCAGCTGCACCTTGTCCCCCACCTGCACAGTGTCACAGAAcctcagaatggtttgggttggaagagaccttaaagcccatcccattccaacccTCTGTCATGGTCACCTTCTGCTGTCCCAcgctgctccaagccccagtgtccaacctggccttggacacttccagggatccagggccagccacagcttctttgggcacCCTGTACCAGGGCCTCCCCACTCTCCCAGGgagcaattccttcccaatatcccatccaaccctgccctctAGCAGcaggaagccattcccccttgtcccatcactcCAGACTCTTATTCAAAGTCCACATTCTCCACCTCTCTTGTAGGCTCCTTTGTAGGCTGGCAGGGTCCTCTCTCCCATCCAAGATGCTGCAGTGTGTTCGTGGCACTGAGAAGGCTGCCTGAGCCTGAtccagcttggacagggctcctgcacagccagggctcctgctcctcacagtgATCCAGACCTGCAGCCAGTTCAGTGATGGActcacacagcagagctggcagtcaGAAAGCTTGCAAAGCAGCACAAGGCCCATGTCCAAAGTgcccctgttcctgctgggacCTGCTGCAGGAAGGTGTTGGGGGAAGGCAGAGGCTCGGTGAAGATGAGGATGATCAAagccacagccagcagagctcaggcatCACCAAGAACAGGCAGCATATCCCGGGTGCAGGAAGATGATGggctgagcccagagctgcacaggctgcatccacccagcagcccccagagccagcctgctctgggcagccttcCTCCAGGTTCAGTCCATCTGGCACATCCAGGAACGGTGTCTGCTGTGTGGGACCTGGTCCCAGGGGGGTGCCACAGAGGGCATCTTGTTTAGGGTCTTTAAAGACCCTTTCATTTTTGCCTCTTTCCCTAGGATGGGGAAGGCCTTAGCTCCATGGCAAGTTCTGGATGCAAATGGATACAGCCCTGAACTTCTGTGTCTGCTAGCGGGGCAAGGACAGAggtgggaaaagctgctgtttctTGCAGAGCACCCTCATTTTCAGAGTAGTGTACTTTTTTAGCAAACAAACCTCTTCTAAGGGAAGTTTCCTTGCTGTGTGGATGAAACAAAATGATTTCATGAGAAGTGATTAAGTATCACTATAGCCTGTGGCAGGGGCAGCCATCTGACCACTAGCACAGAAGAGGGGCTCCCATGGGCAGAGTGGGTGTGCAGGGCCCCTTCCAGTCCCAAATCCTGGGTGGGACACAGCAGCTCTTCCTCGTGGGGATCTCTGAGGCAGCCAGTCCTCCCTCTCCTTGTTCAGCCAGTTACTCATTGACTCACTCCACAGCCTGGGTAaacagtgacagcagtgcccaggctgcCCCCTGCACTGGGGTTGCCCCTCTGCGCTGGGTCACACCAGCCCCCACACAGGCATGGCCACTGCCAAGCCCTCTCTGTCCACCATGCCCAAACCCACCCCCCTCACCTCTGCTCCTTGTGGGCACAGCCCAAAGCAGGGATGGAGAGGTGGGTTTGGGAAGCGAGTGGGAGCACCTGTGGTCCAGGAGAGCTTGGGGAAGTTCACAGCCTGCCCAACCTCTGCCTCCGTGGCCACAGGGGTggagctctccctgtgcccacacctgctccaggaacagggcaTTTGTTGCCCATGGAGCCAGTGGTGTgaacagaggggacagcagcagagcttggTCCAGGAGACacggggctgctccagcagaggcTCTCCAGGGAACACCTGCAACCAGCACCCCTGGGCTACCCAGGGCTAGAGTGAAGCCAGCTATGCTGGGGGCTGTGGAGCAGCGGGCAGGCTGGAATCCGGCCATGATGGTGTGTGGGAATTAACATCTGGACTGGTCCCTCCCATCTGGGATCTCCTTCACAGCTGGCAGGCCCCGAGTTTGTGGTCACAATGGAGGAGGGGAGCTGGAAAGCCAGAGGCAGCCACCAAGTCAGtcctggagctccaggcaggacacagcaggaAGAGCCTTGGTGTTTCTGCCAGGGAAACAGTGGCTGCGGCCCAGGTGGAACAGGACCCTCTTCTTCACACCTGCaaccagctgggagagctggagctgcacgTCCCTCTGCCAGTAGGAATAGAGCAGTGGGTTCAGGAGGGAGTTGCCCAATCCCAACAGCCAGAGAAAGTTCTCGATGACTTTGTAGGGGAAGCATTCGGGGCAGACCATCTGCACAACGCTGGCGATGAAGaagggcagccaggagagggtgAAGCACCCGATGAGCACGGCCACCGTGCGCATGGCCTTCATGTCACTGCTGGCATGGGGCGGGGGACAGctcccccccagccctgcctgctccaccTCCTGGATGTGCTGCACATGCACCGTGGCAATTTTCAGCATGTCACAGTAGAGgtagaggaagaggaagagcgCAGGGAAGAAGCCGAAGCAGAACATGGTGAGCATGTAGGAAGGCTGGAAGACATTGAAGAAGGAGCATTTCCAATGGTTGGAGACCCTCTGGAAGCGTGGGATGAAGACCGGGAGGAAGCCGATGACGGCAGCAACCAGCCAGAGCCCCACCAAGCACAGCCCAACCCGCAGGCCTGTCACCAGCTGAAAATAGTGGAAAGGCTTCCGGATCGCCAGGTGCCTGTCACATGCAATCAGGATCAGGGACATGATGGAGGCAGCACAGGAAGAGGTCACAAAAGCCATTCTCAGGATGCAAAACTTCTGGGAAGGATGAAAGGGCTGGGAAAGCTCATCTATGGCCAGGCCCATGACTGTGAAGCCAACCATGGCATCCGCCAAGGCAAGATTGAGGACGAAACAGAGCCCCTTGGAGCCGCTCTTCTGGATGTGGCAGAGCAGGACGATGGCCACCAGCACATTGGCGGCGATGATGAGCGaggccagcacagcaaggatgGCTCCCAGGGCCCAGCTGGCCGTGGCTGCCCCGTATGAGATACACCACAGGGATAGCGCATCCCCAACACAATTCTCAGCCATCACTCACCTGGAGCCTCTCAGCAGATGCAGCTTGGCAGCAGGCGCAGCCCCTCACTCTccggggagcagcaggagcctggggagcaggggtgcctctcagggaagcagagctctgccagcagctgcccatggaagggACTGCTGGACTtactgctgtgccccagggaggTCCCTCCCCTCTAGCCACGTTTCCAGACAaccctggagcagggactgaGCAGGGAGCACCTGGGCAGGAAGCTGCCACGGTGGCACACGGGGTGGTGGCTGTTCCCCCTAGGCACCAGGGACTGGAGCAGAGTAGTGCCTGCTCAGACACTGGGAATGGGAGCtcaggctgggaatgggaacaaGCACAGAGAGTTCCCAATGTCCAGCACAGCTTATGGGGCTCCTGGGGGTCACTGCCAGACCCAGGACAGCTTCTTCCTGCTGGGACCAAGGGAACACCACTGACACCCTGCTGGAGCAGTAGCCCTGAAGGTGACCTGGTTACAATGGGGAAAAGCACTGACAAGCAGCGTGTGTTCAAACACAGATAGAGAAACATCTGCCAGCCTAGGAAAGCAGCCTTCAGAGCAGGGAA
Encoded proteins:
- the GPR119 gene encoding glucose-dependent insulinotropic receptor, yielding MAENCVGDALSLWCISYGAATASWALGAILAVLASLIIAANVLVAIVLLCHIQKSGSKGLCFVLNLALADAMVGFTVMGLAIDELSQPFHPSQKFCILRMAFVTSSCAASIMSLILIACDRHLAIRKPFHYFQLVTGLRVGLCLVGLWLVAAVIGFLPVFIPRFQRVSNHWKCSFFNVFQPSYMLTMFCFGFFPALFLFLYLYCDMLKIATVHVQHIQEVEQAGLGGSCPPPHASSDMKAMRTVAVLIGCFTLSWLPFFIASVVQMVCPECFPYKVIENFLWLLGLGNSLLNPLLYSYWQRDVQLQLSQLVAGVKKRVLFHLGRSHCFPGRNTKALPAVSCLELQD